A single Nitrospirota bacterium DNA region contains:
- a CDS encoding LamG-like jellyroll fold domain-containing protein, which translates to MRKRRKTLYYLVYCMLLMNIIAAGTASAVAVCPSEMLHYWKLDEGSAPYDDFYGTNNATCTVCPSPVAGRVNGAQQFTATTNVSAVDDGTFDWDNSQSFSVEVWMKTASCSGTDVLVGRDDSATPVHWWVGCTNGIAEAYLIDSNNNGYGVGGTTLLTDNSWHHLVFVRNAAANTISLYVDGQLEDSVSTAYTGTFNSTAALNFGWLNLSTGYHFSGALDEIALYNRALPLAEISQHYKDGSIGLRWGYCACSSPVRIMQLGDSITFGEPPYDPILVKGFRQPLYQSLTDAGYSFDFVGSMQDGDISLFDIDHEGHGGWAAKRERPPYGGGIAPYVQGILTTNPADVVLLHIGTNDVSDGLENANDVAEILDNIDILSNDIVVVLSKIIRRTDDKAVKTTLFNNAVGAMATTRIASGDRIVVVDHENALNYSTDMASVLHPNQTGYNKMANVWFNALRAFLPVCAEPAMPPCPSEMLHYWKLDEGSAPYDDFYGTNNATCTVCPSPVAGRVNGAQQFTATTNVSAVDDGTFDWDNSQSFSVEVWMKTASCSGTDVLVGRDDSATPVHWWVGCTNGIAEAYLIDSNNNGYGVGGTTLLTDNSWHHLVFVRNAAANTISLYVDGQLEDSVSTAYTGTFNSTAALNFGWLNLSTGYHFSGALDEIALYNRALPLAEISQHYSNGLNGFGYCTPTFTVTGSAPGGHGTISCVPSTVNSGASSTCTMTPDANYHLSALTDNGTNVLGSVVNNQYTIFNITANHTVVATFAINTYTLTVAKSGKGNGTVTSIPSGINCGGDCSEAFNTGTSVTLIATASSDSNFTGWNGGGCTGTGNCTVIMNSAVTVTASFDGKYFISGTVRTPSGSTPGSPIRGVTITLGGDAGGTAITDKNGYYQFAGLPNGNYTLTPSMLNYSFTPATRAVALSERNMYSQNFTGTYSVSGTHSLSGKILTAQGSPLSGVTVALNGSATGTTQTDILGNYTFSGLSNGNYTVTPGMAGYTFAPEFRTVTISGFSMSGMNFTGTLTGGGIYSISGTVRLPSGAFPGKPVPGVVVSLTGDSTGTTTTDNYGNYTFRSLPNGNFTIAPSKTGYTFTPTERNVTIDKRNLYMQDFTAVLEQ; encoded by the coding sequence ATGAGGAAGAGAAGAAAAACACTCTATTATCTGGTGTATTGCATGCTGCTGATGAATATTATCGCTGCAGGCACTGCATCAGCCGTGGCAGTATGTCCTTCTGAGATGCTTCACTACTGGAAGCTCGATGAAGGCAGTGCACCATATGACGACTTTTACGGCACCAACAATGCGACCTGTACTGTCTGTCCTTCTCCCGTAGCAGGGAGAGTCAACGGCGCCCAGCAGTTCACCGCGACAACCAATGTGTCTGCAGTTGATGACGGCACCTTTGACTGGGACAACTCCCAGAGCTTTTCCGTGGAAGTATGGATGAAGACTGCCAGCTGCTCGGGAACCGACGTGCTGGTCGGCAGGGATGACAGCGCCACCCCGGTTCACTGGTGGGTGGGATGCACCAACGGTATCGCAGAGGCATATCTCATCGATTCCAACAACAACGGCTACGGCGTGGGGGGGACTACCCTCCTTACCGACAACAGCTGGCATCATCTCGTCTTTGTCAGGAATGCGGCTGCAAACACCATATCTCTTTATGTAGACGGGCAGCTCGAGGATTCGGTCAGCACCGCCTATACCGGAACCTTTAATTCCACCGCCGCTCTCAATTTCGGCTGGCTGAATCTTTCCACAGGATACCATTTCTCAGGCGCTCTCGACGAAATTGCGCTCTACAACAGAGCCCTCCCCCTTGCAGAAATCAGTCAGCATTACAAAGATGGTTCCATCGGGTTACGATGGGGCTATTGTGCCTGCTCCTCTCCGGTCAGAATAATGCAACTTGGCGACTCGATCACCTTTGGAGAACCACCGTATGACCCCATACTGGTCAAAGGGTTCAGGCAACCACTGTACCAGTCATTGACAGATGCCGGATATTCATTCGATTTTGTCGGAAGCATGCAAGATGGAGACATCAGCCTTTTTGACATCGACCACGAGGGACACGGCGGCTGGGCTGCAAAAAGAGAAAGGCCGCCTTACGGAGGCGGCATCGCACCCTATGTTCAGGGCATCCTCACTACAAATCCTGCTGATGTCGTGCTGCTTCATATCGGGACGAATGATGTGTCTGACGGGCTCGAAAATGCGAATGATGTTGCCGAGATACTCGACAATATCGATATTTTGAGCAATGATATAGTGGTAGTCCTTTCAAAAATCATCCGCCGCACAGACGACAAGGCCGTTAAAACAACACTCTTTAACAATGCTGTGGGAGCAATGGCGACGACCAGGATTGCCAGCGGCGACAGAATTGTCGTTGTGGATCACGAGAATGCGCTGAATTATTCCACTGACATGGCAAGTGTTCTTCATCCCAATCAGACCGGATACAACAAGATGGCCAATGTCTGGTTTAATGCCCTCAGGGCATTTCTCCCTGTCTGTGCAGAACCTGCTATGCCGCCGTGTCCTTCTGAGATGCTTCACTACTGGAAGCTCGATGAAGGCAGTGCACCATATGACGACTTTTACGGCACCAACAATGCGACCTGTACTGTCTGTCCTTCTCCCGTAGCAGGGAGAGTCAACGGCGCCCAGCAGTTCACCGCGACAACCAATGTGTCTGCAGTTGATGACGGCACCTTTGACTGGGACAACTCCCAGAGCTTTTCCGTGGAAGTATGGATGAAGACTGCCAGCTGCTCGGGAACCGACGTGCTGGTCGGCAGGGATGACAGCGCCACCCCGGTTCACTGGTGGGTGGGATGCACCAACGGTATCGCAGAGGCATATCTCATCGATTCCAACAACAACGGCTACGGCGTGGGGGGGACTACCCTCCTTACCGACAACAGCTGGCATCATCTCGTCTTTGTCAGGAATGCGGCTGCAAACACCATATCTCTTTATGTAGACGGGCAGCTCGAGGATTCGGTCAGCACCGCCTATACCGGAACCTTTAATTCCACCGCCGCTCTCAATTTCGGCTGGCTGAATCTTTCCACAGGATACCATTTCTCAGGCGCTCTCGACGAAATTGCGCTCTACAACAGAGCCCTCCCCCTTGCAGAAATCAGTCAGCATTACAGTAACGGACTGAACGGCTTTGGCTATTGCACGCCAACCTTCACCGTCACCGGTTCCGCACCCGGCGGACATGGCACTATCTCCTGCGTGCCTTCTACTGTCAACTCGGGCGCTTCCTCCACCTGCACCATGACCCCCGATGCAAACTATCACCTCTCGGCGCTCACTGACAACGGGACTAATGTCCTCGGTTCGGTCGTCAATAACCAGTACACCATCTTCAACATCACCGCAAACCATACCGTCGTTGCCACCTTCGCCATTAACACCTACACCCTTACCGTAGCAAAATCAGGTAAAGGGAACGGTACGGTAACCAGCATTCCTTCAGGAATCAACTGCGGTGGTGATTGTTCTGAAGCATTTAATACCGGGACTTCCGTTACCCTTATTGCCACAGCATCCTCTGATTCAAACTTCACCGGATGGAACGGCGGGGGCTGTACGGGCACGGGAAACTGCACGGTGATCATGAATAGTGCAGTTACTGTTACCGCCTCGTTTGATGGCAAGTATTTCATATCGGGAACTGTCCGGACGCCGAGCGGCTCAACTCCGGGAAGTCCTATCCGCGGCGTAACAATCACCCTTGGGGGAGATGCCGGCGGCACTGCCATAACCGATAAAAACGGGTATTATCAGTTCGCGGGATTGCCGAACGGTAATTACACACTCACCCCCAGTATGCTCAATTATTCATTTACCCCCGCGACCAGAGCTGTCGCATTATCCGAGAGGAATATGTACTCGCAGAATTTCACGGGAACATATTCTGTGAGTGGCACCCATTCACTGTCCGGCAAAATTCTCACGGCCCAGGGCAGTCCATTATCCGGGGTAACCGTAGCGCTGAACGGAAGCGCAACAGGCACCACACAGACAGACATCCTCGGCAATTACACATTTTCAGGACTGTCGAACGGGAACTATACCGTCACGCCCGGGATGGCCGGCTATACTTTTGCGCCTGAATTCAGAACAGTCACCATCAGCGGGTTCAGTATGTCGGGAATGAACTTTACCGGAACCTTGACAGGCGGAGGGATATACTCAATATCAGGCACTGTGCGTTTGCCAAGCGGCGCGTTTCCGGGCAAACCAGTACCGGGCGTCGTGGTATCATTAACAGGAGATTCTACCGGGACCACCACCACGGATAATTACGGAAATTATACCTTCAGGTCGCTGCCGAATGGTAATTTCACTATCGCTCCGTCAAAAACAGGGTATACATTTACCCCGACTGAAAGAAATGTCACGATAGACAAAAGAAACCTGTATATGCAGGACTTTACTGCGGTGCTGGAACAATAA